The following coding sequences are from one Verrucosispora sp. WMMD573 window:
- a CDS encoding ABC transporter permease: MNRGREATLADVPTGSGQPASSRAARSGRHRLLPYLLLLPGTAWLFLFFAVPLAQLAAASLYDPTGSLSTGYELTWSFNNYPAALQAYWPQFGRSFLYAGSALVLALLMGYPLAYAIAQKAGRWQNLLLVCVIAPMFTSLLVRTLAWKTILSDNGALVGLLRDVHLLGPDGRLLATPVAVVLGLTYNFLPFLVLPLYASLERLDPRLLEAARDLYASPLRTFRRVTLPLSMPGLIAGTLLFFIPATGDYINAELLGTPNEYMIGNVIDSAFLVRLDYPQGAALSFLLMSAILAVVFGYLRRAGAEEVL, from the coding sequence GTGAATCGTGGACGCGAGGCCACGCTGGCTGACGTACCCACCGGGTCCGGGCAGCCCGCGTCGTCCCGGGCGGCCCGATCGGGGCGGCACCGGCTCCTGCCGTACCTGCTGTTGCTGCCGGGCACCGCCTGGCTGTTCCTCTTCTTCGCCGTGCCGTTGGCGCAGCTTGCCGCAGCCAGCCTCTACGACCCCACCGGCTCACTCTCCACCGGGTACGAGCTGACCTGGTCTTTCAACAACTATCCGGCGGCGTTGCAGGCGTACTGGCCCCAGTTCGGTCGATCGTTCCTGTACGCCGGCAGCGCGTTGGTGCTGGCGCTGCTGATGGGCTACCCCTTGGCGTACGCGATCGCGCAGAAGGCCGGTCGGTGGCAGAACCTGCTGCTGGTCTGCGTGATCGCGCCGATGTTCACCAGTCTCCTGGTGCGTACGCTGGCCTGGAAGACGATCCTGTCGGACAACGGTGCACTGGTCGGGCTGCTGCGCGACGTGCACCTGCTCGGCCCGGACGGTCGGCTGCTGGCCACCCCGGTCGCGGTGGTGCTCGGCCTGACGTACAACTTCCTGCCGTTCCTGGTGCTGCCGCTGTACGCCAGCCTGGAACGGCTCGACCCTCGGCTGCTGGAGGCGGCCCGCGACCTGTACGCGAGCCCGCTGAGGACGTTCCGCCGGGTCACCCTGCCGCTGTCGATGCCCGGACTGATCGCCGGCACGCTGCTCTTCTTCATCCCGGCGACCGGCGACTACATCAACGCGGAACTGCTCGGCACCCCGAACGAGTACATGATCGGCAATGTCATCGACTCGGCTTTCCTGGTCCGGCTCGACTACCCGCAGGGTGCGGCGCTGTCGTTCCTGCTGATGTCGGCGATCCTCGCGGTGGTCTTCGGCTACCTGCGCCGTGCCGGCGCGGAGGAAGTCCTGTGA
- a CDS encoding ABC transporter permease, whose protein sequence is MTRISRWLAEHWVMGVALLVLGYLFLPIAVVAALSFNRPSSRLSYDFNEFTLDNWRNPCASSGMCEAVLRSVQIGFLATVAATVLGTLMAFALARHRFRGRSGLNVLIFLPMATPELVLGTSLLALFVSGGVPLGFWTIVIAHVMFCVSFVVVTVKARLSGMDGRLEEAAMDLYASEWQTFRRITLPLVLPGIVAAALLAFSLSFDDFIVTNFTSGTTVTFPMYVWGAAQRGIPPQVNVIGTTMFGVALLMVLATSLARPARAGGQRPPAP, encoded by the coding sequence GTGACCCGCATCTCCCGTTGGCTCGCCGAGCACTGGGTGATGGGCGTGGCCCTGCTGGTGCTCGGTTACCTCTTCCTGCCGATCGCCGTGGTCGCCGCACTGTCGTTCAACCGCCCGTCGAGCCGGCTGTCGTACGACTTCAACGAGTTCACCCTCGACAACTGGCGCAATCCGTGCGCCAGTTCTGGGATGTGCGAAGCGGTGCTGCGCAGCGTGCAGATCGGGTTCCTCGCCACCGTGGCGGCCACCGTACTCGGCACGCTGATGGCCTTCGCCCTGGCCCGGCACCGGTTCCGGGGTCGGTCCGGGCTCAACGTGTTGATCTTCTTGCCGATGGCGACGCCGGAGCTGGTGCTGGGCACCTCGCTGCTCGCCCTCTTCGTCTCCGGCGGGGTGCCGCTCGGCTTCTGGACCATCGTCATCGCCCACGTCATGTTCTGCGTGTCGTTCGTGGTGGTGACCGTCAAGGCGCGGCTGTCCGGAATGGACGGACGGCTGGAGGAGGCCGCGATGGATCTGTACGCCAGTGAGTGGCAGACGTTCCGGCGGATCACCCTGCCGCTGGTGCTGCCCGGCATCGTGGCCGCCGCCCTGCTGGCGTTCTCGCTGAGCTTCGACGACTTCATCGTCACGAACTTCACCTCGGGCACCACGGTCACGTTCCCGATGTACGTCTGGGGCGCCGCCCAGCGGGGCATCCCACCGCAGGTCAACGTCATCGGCACGACCATGTTCGGAGTCGCGCTGCTAATGGTGCTGGCCACCTCGTTGGCGCGACCGGCAAGGGCCGGCGGTCAGCGGCCACCAGCCCCATGA
- a CDS encoding G5 domain-containing protein: MTEPAGPSSNPASPTSVPTPVVQTRRLVEKKTIRHGTRTVQDSSLAEGKRVVRTRGVDGVRTLTYRVTVVDGVRTGKELVSSVVTKKPVTEVVAKGTKPTSRCDPNYTPCVPIASDVDCAGGSGNGPAYVTGPVRVVGTDIYDLDRDNDGWGCD, from the coding sequence GTGACCGAACCCGCTGGACCGAGCAGCAATCCTGCAAGCCCGACTTCCGTCCCTACCCCTGTGGTGCAGACGCGCCGCCTCGTGGAGAAGAAGACCATCAGGCATGGCACCCGTACGGTGCAGGATTCCTCATTGGCCGAGGGGAAGCGGGTGGTCCGCACCCGGGGCGTGGATGGCGTACGCACACTGACCTACCGGGTGACCGTGGTGGATGGGGTGCGGACAGGTAAGGAACTGGTCAGCTCCGTCGTGACGAAGAAGCCCGTCACCGAGGTCGTCGCCAAGGGCACCAAACCGACCTCCCGATGCGATCCGAACTACACGCCATGTGTGCCGATCGCCAGCGATGTCGACTGCGCCGGCGGCAGCGGAAACGGACCCGCCTACGTGACCGGCCCGGTGAGAGTCGTCGGCACGGACATCTACGACCTCGACCGCGACAACGACGGCTGGGGCTGCGACTGA
- a CDS encoding type IV toxin-antitoxin system AbiEi family antitoxin domain-containing protein, protein MFRYSELLASGWSRGQVRYRVEAGALARLSRGVYGAMTKSGLDDQLIAVFDRLPDGCVLGYHSGAFLHGFGDARSEDLHVIVPAGLVVPRLRGVVTHESVVPVRNPIWIRGVPCAPAARCAIDLARTLRRMDALPVLDLCLRVGACDLGGLRNELVAHRALRGICQARRLVDLADPRAECRQESQLRLLLVDAGLPVPEPQCWVYDRDGLGIYRLDLAYRDYRVGIEYDGLSHLDPDRLRQDRARMNWLAAEGWRMRHFTAHDLYRRPTHITATIRTLLIP, encoded by the coding sequence GTGTTTCGGTACTCCGAGTTGTTGGCATCCGGCTGGAGTCGCGGGCAGGTTAGGTATCGGGTTGAGGCAGGGGCGCTCGCTCGGTTGAGCCGAGGGGTCTATGGGGCGATGACCAAATCTGGCCTCGACGACCAGCTCATCGCGGTGTTCGACCGGCTACCCGACGGGTGCGTCCTCGGCTACCACAGCGGCGCCTTCTTGCACGGCTTTGGTGACGCCCGCTCCGAGGATCTTCATGTGATCGTGCCCGCTGGCCTGGTGGTGCCCCGCCTCAGAGGAGTTGTGACGCACGAGTCTGTCGTGCCGGTACGGAATCCGATCTGGATTCGCGGCGTACCGTGTGCGCCTGCCGCCCGGTGCGCGATAGACCTCGCAAGGACGTTGCGGCGGATGGACGCCCTGCCAGTGCTGGATCTGTGTCTACGGGTCGGTGCCTGCGACCTCGGTGGACTGCGCAACGAGCTGGTGGCCCATCGCGCGTTGCGGGGCATTTGCCAAGCGCGACGTCTGGTCGATCTGGCCGACCCTCGGGCCGAATGCCGGCAGGAGAGCCAACTGAGATTACTTCTCGTGGATGCCGGGCTGCCGGTGCCAGAGCCTCAGTGCTGGGTCTACGACCGGGACGGCCTGGGGATCTATCGGCTCGACCTGGCCTACCGTGATTACCGGGTCGGTATCGAGTACGACGGGCTCTCCCACCTCGACCCTGACCGTCTTCGGCAGGATCGAGCGCGGATGAATTGGCTGGCCGCCGAGGGCTGGCGCATGCGCCACTTCACTGCCCACGATCTCTACCGCCGCCCCACCCACATCACTGCCACCATCCGCACCCTCCTCATCCCCTAA
- a CDS encoding response regulator transcription factor, whose protein sequence is MRVLVADDERLLADTVAEGLRRLSMAVDVCYDGDGALERVGVNRYDVAVLDRDMPGHTGDEVCRSLAASGSGTRVLLLTAAAGIRDRVEGLGLGADDYLTKPFAFAELVARVQALGRRSAPAVPPVLEAHGVALDVARHTVTRDGRPVGLSPKEFAVLHVLLRAEGRVVSAEELLEQAWDEFADPFTNVVRVTVMTLRKKLGEPQVIHTVPRAGYRIGGAE, encoded by the coding sequence GTGCGGGTGCTGGTGGCAGACGACGAGCGGTTGTTGGCGGACACCGTCGCGGAGGGGTTGCGTCGTCTCTCGATGGCGGTGGACGTCTGCTACGACGGTGACGGAGCGTTGGAGCGGGTCGGGGTGAACCGGTACGACGTCGCGGTGCTGGACCGGGACATGCCGGGACATACCGGTGACGAGGTGTGTCGCAGCCTGGCGGCGTCCGGCTCCGGTACGCGGGTGCTGCTGCTCACCGCTGCCGCCGGCATCAGGGACCGGGTGGAGGGCCTGGGGCTGGGTGCCGACGACTACCTGACCAAGCCGTTCGCCTTCGCCGAACTGGTTGCGCGGGTGCAGGCGTTGGGCCGGCGCTCCGCCCCGGCAGTCCCGCCGGTGCTGGAGGCGCATGGCGTCGCCCTGGACGTGGCCCGGCACACCGTCACCCGCGACGGGCGGCCGGTCGGCCTGAGCCCGAAGGAGTTCGCGGTGCTGCACGTGCTGCTCCGCGCCGAGGGTCGGGTGGTCAGCGCCGAGGAACTGCTGGAACAGGCGTGGGACGAGTTCGCCGATCCGTTCACCAACGTTGTCCGGGTCACCGTGATGACGCTGCGCAAGAAGCTCGGTGAGCCTCAGGTCATCCACACGGTGCCCCGAGCCGGGTACCGCATCGGCGGTGCCGAGTGA
- a CDS encoding ATP-binding protein codes for MTPRWRIVLVGVLALLVGYSLPGLTKSVLSELWVSASGLCHTGLPGVSLVCQPARELVGLAVPLTGLGILVLSIAGIWAAALWCLRPVRALAGPIAQVGPQNLGHRLRPRGNDELARLARSVDEMMERIAAGYEGQRRFAANASHELRTPLAVQRTLIEVGMARSLTGEQLELLTGQLLETNERNERLIEGLLALSESDQGLRSRTPQRLDEIVTGVLAAYQDRIAEAGLTVHSHLEPRMVMGERVLLERLVTNLVENAIKYNRPGGTLTVAVGRNPALTVVNTGQVVPAEAVAGLFEPFRRLARDRTNHSGGAGLGLAIARSITQAHDGLIAARPAEYGGLRVDVQLPTAP; via the coding sequence GTGACCCCGCGTTGGCGCATCGTGCTGGTCGGCGTGCTCGCCCTGCTGGTCGGGTACAGCCTGCCCGGCCTGACCAAGTCGGTGCTCAGCGAGCTGTGGGTGAGTGCCAGTGGGCTCTGCCACACCGGGCTGCCCGGCGTGAGTCTGGTGTGCCAGCCGGCACGCGAACTCGTGGGCCTGGCCGTCCCGCTCACCGGGCTGGGCATCCTCGTGCTCTCGATCGCCGGGATCTGGGCCGCCGCGCTGTGGTGCCTGCGTCCGGTGCGGGCCCTGGCCGGGCCGATCGCGCAGGTCGGGCCGCAGAATCTCGGTCACCGGCTCCGGCCGCGCGGCAACGACGAACTTGCCCGGCTGGCCCGGTCCGTCGACGAGATGATGGAACGCATCGCCGCCGGCTACGAGGGACAGCGGCGGTTCGCCGCGAACGCCTCCCACGAACTGCGTACGCCGTTGGCGGTGCAGCGGACGTTGATCGAGGTCGGGATGGCCCGCTCGCTCACCGGTGAGCAGCTGGAACTGCTGACCGGGCAGTTGCTGGAGACCAACGAACGCAACGAGCGGCTCATCGAGGGGCTGCTGGCGCTCAGTGAGAGCGATCAGGGGCTGCGTTCCCGTACCCCGCAGCGGCTCGACGAGATCGTCACCGGGGTGCTTGCCGCGTACCAGGACCGGATCGCCGAGGCCGGGTTGACGGTGCACAGTCACCTGGAGCCGCGAATGGTGATGGGCGAGCGGGTGCTGCTGGAACGCCTGGTGACGAACCTCGTGGAGAACGCGATCAAGTACAACCGGCCGGGCGGCACCCTCACCGTCGCGGTCGGTCGCAACCCGGCCCTGACCGTCGTCAACACGGGCCAGGTGGTGCCGGCCGAGGCGGTCGCCGGGCTCTTCGAACCATTCCGGCGGCTGGCCCGGGACCGGACGAACCACAGCGGTGGTGCCGGCCTCGGCCTGGCCATCGCTCGCTCGATCACGCAGGCCCACGACGGGCTGATCGCCGCCCGCCCCGCCGAGTACGGCGGGTTGAGGGTGGACGTCCAACTACCCACCGCACCCTGA
- a CDS encoding acyltransferase yields MTTREHTVVESAVGGSAPVGAGTRPVSPGTRLAWADVAKGGCILLVLLWHVIVKDYLQIDWRLDVPVLGAWGTFGELLLPMRMPLFFTISGMFAATAVQRPWRSVARPRAARFLYLYGVWLMIHTAVLALAPDFPTDRASDLGGLLAQLTVTPSNLWYLYALALYFVLAKALRRFPPAVLLVAAGTLSALATAGLVDTPGNRGGLYQNLVFFLAGLYLRRYVLRFADAVTGRRLLLAGAAYALALAAVAATGTARLPGVALLVSVLAVLFGIAVAVRLVRRPAVGEPLAALGRQTLPIYVLHMPVLALLHRLIAEPVAGLDEPVRLALALGFPFSLTVAVLAISLGLHRLLLAVRASWLFDLPGEGSAARRPTSRYAVGGRTARTNGVSLITSEERTCPTLIRPEPARLRSTCRRQPDGWPAGCCVPRCYAHPPSTGCSVSGCC; encoded by the coding sequence ATGACCACCCGCGAACACACCGTGGTCGAGTCGGCCGTGGGCGGGTCCGCCCCCGTCGGTGCGGGCACCAGGCCGGTCTCGCCGGGCACCAGGTTGGCCTGGGCGGATGTCGCCAAGGGTGGCTGCATCCTGTTGGTACTGCTCTGGCACGTGATCGTCAAGGACTACCTCCAGATCGACTGGCGGCTGGACGTGCCGGTGCTGGGAGCCTGGGGGACCTTCGGCGAACTGCTGCTACCCATGCGGATGCCGCTGTTCTTCACCATCTCCGGGATGTTCGCGGCGACCGCCGTGCAGCGGCCCTGGCGGTCGGTCGCCCGGCCCAGGGCCGCCCGCTTCCTCTACCTGTACGGCGTCTGGCTGATGATCCACACTGCCGTACTGGCCCTCGCCCCGGATTTCCCGACCGACCGGGCGAGCGACCTCGGTGGCCTGTTGGCGCAGCTGACGGTCACCCCCTCGAACCTCTGGTACCTGTACGCGCTGGCGCTGTACTTCGTACTGGCGAAGGCACTGCGACGGTTTCCTCCGGCGGTGCTGCTGGTAGCCGCCGGCACGCTGAGTGCCCTCGCCACGGCGGGGCTGGTCGACACTCCCGGTAACCGGGGCGGTCTGTACCAGAACCTGGTGTTCTTCCTGGCCGGACTGTACCTGCGCAGATACGTCCTTCGGTTCGCCGACGCCGTCACCGGCCGACGATTGCTGCTGGCCGGAGCGGCGTACGCCCTCGCGTTGGCTGCCGTGGCGGCGACCGGCACCGCTCGGCTGCCCGGCGTGGCGTTGCTGGTCTCCGTCCTCGCGGTGCTGTTCGGCATCGCCGTGGCGGTCCGGCTGGTCCGACGGCCGGCGGTGGGCGAGCCGCTTGCCGCCCTCGGCCGGCAGACATTGCCGATCTATGTGCTCCACATGCCGGTGCTGGCGCTGCTGCATCGACTGATCGCCGAGCCGGTCGCTGGTCTGGACGAACCCGTCCGGCTCGCGTTGGCTCTCGGCTTCCCGTTCTCGCTCACCGTCGCCGTGCTGGCGATCAGCCTCGGCCTGCACCGGCTGCTGCTGGCGGTCCGGGCGTCGTGGCTGTTCGACCTGCCGGGCGAAGGCAGCGCCGCCCGGCGACCGACCTCCCGGTACGCCGTCGGCGGCAGAACCGCTCGCACCAACGGCGTCTCGCTGATCACTTCAGAGGAGAGGACATGTCCCACACTGATTCGTCCGGAGCCGGCGCGGCTCCGATCGACGTGCCGGCGGCAGCCCGATGGCTGGCCGGCCGGGTGTTGCGTACCCCGGTGCTACGCGCACCCGCCATCGACCGGCTGCTCGGTGTCCGGGTGCTGCTGA
- a CDS encoding pyridoxal-phosphate dependent enzyme, whose protein sequence is MLRAPAIDRLLGVRVLLKAENLQAGGSYKMRGGLYAVSRLAAAGHGGVVAQSTGNHAVAVALAARRFELAATVVLPVDAAATKVARARAAGARVVLAGTTVEERLAVARRVRDETGHPIVDAYDHPDVIAGQGSASLELIEEAERAGTPLDALVLPVGGGGGAAGACLAAAGRPIEVYGVEPHGCDSLARSLAAGRPVPVRPAPTIADGLRPSCVGELPFAILRTRLRGVVRVDDDEIAEAFRLLLLELKMLAEPSGAAGLAGALRLATVGTLRAPAAERLPDGVAGARRRTVGVVLTGGNVEAELVARLAAAARPEEEVAVA, encoded by the coding sequence GTGCTACGCGCACCCGCCATCGACCGGCTGCTCGGTGTCCGGGTGCTGCTGAAGGCGGAGAACCTTCAGGCCGGGGGCTCGTACAAGATGCGCGGCGGGCTGTACGCGGTGAGCCGGCTGGCAGCGGCCGGGCACGGCGGGGTGGTCGCCCAGAGCACCGGTAACCACGCGGTGGCGGTGGCGCTCGCGGCTCGGCGGTTCGAACTGGCCGCCACGGTGGTACTTCCGGTCGACGCGGCAGCGACGAAGGTGGCCCGGGCCCGCGCGGCAGGAGCGCGGGTGGTGCTCGCCGGTACGACGGTCGAGGAGCGGCTGGCCGTGGCCCGCCGGGTGCGGGACGAGACCGGCCACCCGATCGTCGACGCGTACGACCATCCGGACGTCATCGCCGGGCAGGGCAGTGCCAGCCTCGAACTGATCGAGGAAGCCGAACGGGCCGGTACCCCACTCGACGCCCTCGTGCTGCCGGTCGGTGGCGGGGGCGGTGCGGCCGGTGCCTGCCTGGCCGCGGCCGGTCGGCCGATCGAGGTGTACGGGGTGGAGCCGCATGGCTGTGACTCGCTGGCCCGCAGCCTGGCGGCCGGTCGGCCCGTTCCGGTCAGGCCCGCACCGACCATCGCCGACGGACTGCGCCCCTCCTGTGTGGGTGAGCTGCCCTTCGCCATCCTGCGCACCCGGCTGCGCGGTGTGGTCCGGGTGGACGACGACGAGATCGCCGAGGCGTTCCGGCTGCTCCTGTTGGAGCTGAAGATGCTGGCCGAGCCGTCGGGGGCAGCCGGCCTGGCGGGCGCGCTACGGCTCGCCACCGTCGGCACGCTGCGGGCGCCTGCCGCCGAGCGGTTGCCGGACGGCGTCGCCGGTGCACGGCGGCGAACGGTTGGCGTGGTGCTGACCGGCGGAAACGTGGAGGCGGAACTGGTCGCCCGACTGGCGGCAGCCGCCCGACCCGAGGAAGAGGTGGCAGTGGCATGA
- a CDS encoding D-alanine--D-alanine ligase family protein — protein sequence MSAPVRIGILFGGPSAEHDVSCASALGVARALAGGGYRIVAIGVTRAGGLRLVPDAALSGFLAGTASERAIDDRLTVIGPAVELRAGPRAGTAVVTGMDAPGAVHAELDVVFPVLHGPFGEDGVVQGVLESLGVPYVGCGILASAVGMDKVAMKRALRAEGVPITPHVSFDASTYRTTEDPEKLVLGLSRPLFVKPARMGSSIGISRVAEGDDLGAAIEEALRHDTVVVVEQGVSGRELECGVLGGARPDASSVGEVRVSGGWFDYRQKYFGDSDPMVVPAPLSREVTERIRELSVRAFAAIGGWGLARVDFLYDEAGGELYVNELNTMPGFTAHSMYPKVWAAAGIGYREILDRLVALAFAWHAERPRGGGER from the coding sequence ATGAGTGCACCCGTACGCATTGGAATTCTGTTCGGTGGTCCGTCGGCGGAACACGACGTGTCCTGCGCGTCCGCGCTCGGTGTGGCCCGGGCGCTTGCCGGCGGCGGCTACCGCATCGTCGCCATCGGGGTCACCCGCGCTGGTGGGCTGCGGCTCGTTCCGGACGCGGCGCTGTCCGGGTTCCTGGCTGGCACGGCATCGGAGCGCGCCATCGACGACCGGCTGACGGTGATCGGGCCGGCCGTGGAACTGCGGGCCGGGCCGCGTGCCGGTACGGCGGTGGTGACCGGGATGGACGCGCCCGGCGCGGTGCACGCCGAGTTGGACGTGGTCTTCCCGGTGCTGCACGGCCCGTTCGGTGAGGACGGGGTGGTGCAGGGGGTGCTCGAATCCCTGGGCGTGCCGTACGTCGGGTGCGGCATCCTCGCCTCCGCCGTCGGGATGGACAAGGTGGCGATGAAGCGCGCGTTGCGGGCCGAGGGGGTGCCGATCACCCCGCACGTCTCCTTCGACGCGAGCACGTACCGGACGACGGAGGATCCGGAGAAGCTGGTGCTGGGGCTGAGTCGCCCGCTGTTCGTCAAGCCGGCCCGGATGGGCTCCTCGATCGGTATCTCCCGGGTGGCCGAGGGCGATGACCTGGGGGCGGCGATCGAGGAGGCGCTGCGGCACGACACGGTGGTCGTGGTGGAGCAGGGGGTCAGCGGCCGGGAGCTGGAGTGCGGGGTGCTCGGCGGTGCCCGTCCGGACGCGTCCTCGGTCGGCGAGGTACGGGTCAGCGGTGGTTGGTTCGACTACCGCCAGAAGTACTTCGGCGACAGCGATCCGATGGTCGTCCCGGCCCCGCTGTCACGGGAGGTGACCGAGCGGATCAGGGAGCTGTCGGTGCGGGCGTTCGCTGCGATCGGTGGCTGGGGCCTGGCCCGGGTCGACTTCCTCTACGACGAGGCCGGCGGCGAGTTGTACGTCAACGAGTTGAACACGATGCCGGGCTTCACCGCCCACTCGATGTACCCGAAGGTGTGGGCGGCGGCCGGCATCGGCTACCGGGAGATCCTGGACCGTCTCGTCGCGCTGGCCTTCGCCTGGCACGCGGAGCGGCCCCGTGGGGGAGGCGAGCGATGA
- a CDS encoding M15 family metallopeptidase: MILLCDPRVAAVRGVDDGEPLVDLREVPELRLDSRAADPAGAYARLRQPVVDRLLAAQRALPDGLRLLIVEGYRPYQAQLNIFTGYQEELRRAHPDWSPERLYRETTKFVSPVEVAPHSTGGAVDLTLCTVDGVELDMGTAVDATPEASDDACFTAASSIGRDARRHRQIMAAALRGVGLVNYPTEWWHWSYGDRYWALLTGAPHTRYGPI; the protein is encoded by the coding sequence ATGATCCTCCTCTGTGATCCGCGGGTCGCGGCGGTACGCGGTGTCGACGACGGTGAGCCGCTGGTCGACCTGCGCGAGGTCCCCGAGCTGCGATTGGATTCTCGGGCGGCCGATCCGGCCGGCGCGTACGCCCGATTGCGCCAGCCGGTGGTGGACCGGTTGCTGGCGGCGCAGCGGGCGCTGCCCGACGGCCTGCGCCTGCTGATCGTCGAGGGGTATCGGCCCTACCAGGCGCAGCTGAACATCTTCACCGGCTACCAGGAGGAGTTGCGGCGCGCCCACCCGGACTGGTCGCCGGAGCGGCTGTACCGGGAGACGACCAAGTTCGTCTCACCGGTGGAGGTGGCGCCGCACAGCACCGGTGGCGCGGTGGATCTCACCCTGTGCACCGTGGACGGCGTCGAACTGGACATGGGCACGGCGGTGGACGCCACCCCGGAGGCGAGCGACGACGCCTGTTTCACCGCAGCGTCGTCGATCGGCCGCGACGCCCGCCGGCACCGGCAGATCATGGCTGCTGCCCTACGCGGCGTCGGCCTGGTGAATTACCCCACCGAGTGGTGGCACTGGTCGTACGGGGATCGCTACTGGGCGTTGCTGACCGGCGCGCCGCACACCCGATACGGACCGATATGA
- a CDS encoding SUKH-3 domain-containing protein → MIDREQAEQLAAVWARRDSLRLGHECRPAVVEFDLGYVITSTVSTAVRSFSGDLPTTVVDKRTGEVTTWPRVSPDAVARLYRRSRATRPPVPRTVDPAGQLLREIRRMPAPTTTARLTVEGRIFSAQGAKGDVDLNHHPLVRAYLDGRPVGHLVRGGPRHAEFVVVSDVLHEYDHRRAAEGITAMSMGDARELLTSARIEVFQVREPGDPHGGQAERPCDSCLNMLVEFNVLPHAERAHTEPWFPQPAPDPAPGRFPSEVARALVAAGWRTQTADAAAATSAGHPAASSASAHGPAAVNALPRLFSRRRGPGEQVWISRFDIHPRQVARSAESLHDFAAVLGARLFPIGTESRHSMIAADERGRIFALDQAGEWFLGVDIDAALTTLLLGRAPARVRDDGGW, encoded by the coding sequence GTGATCGACCGCGAACAGGCCGAGCAGCTCGCCGCAGTGTGGGCCCGCCGCGACTCGCTGCGCCTGGGGCACGAGTGCCGACCGGCGGTCGTCGAGTTCGACCTCGGTTACGTCATCACCTCAACGGTGTCCACAGCGGTCAGGTCATTCTCCGGTGATCTGCCCACGACCGTGGTCGACAAACGGACCGGTGAGGTGACCACCTGGCCACGGGTCTCGCCCGACGCGGTGGCACGGCTCTACCGTCGCAGCCGGGCCACCCGCCCACCGGTCCCGCGCACTGTCGATCCGGCCGGTCAGCTGCTACGCGAGATCCGCCGGATGCCCGCACCGACCACCACCGCACGACTCACCGTCGAGGGGAGGATCTTCAGCGCCCAGGGGGCCAAGGGGGACGTGGACCTCAATCACCACCCGCTGGTCCGCGCGTACCTCGACGGTCGGCCCGTCGGTCATCTGGTGCGCGGCGGACCCCGGCACGCGGAGTTCGTCGTGGTCTCCGACGTCCTGCACGAGTACGACCACCGCCGCGCCGCCGAAGGCATCACCGCCATGAGCATGGGCGACGCGAGGGAGTTGCTGACCTCCGCCCGCATCGAGGTGTTCCAGGTCCGTGAGCCGGGCGATCCGCACGGTGGGCAAGCTGAGCGCCCCTGCGACTCCTGCCTGAACATGCTTGTGGAGTTCAACGTCCTGCCCCACGCCGAACGAGCCCACACCGAGCCCTGGTTTCCGCAACCGGCGCCGGATCCGGCGCCCGGCCGGTTTCCGTCAGAGGTGGCGCGGGCGCTGGTCGCCGCCGGTTGGCGGACCCAGACCGCCGACGCAGCCGCCGCGACCTCGGCAGGTCACCCGGCCGCCAGCAGTGCCAGCGCGCACGGGCCCGCCGCAGTCAACGCCCTTCCACGACTGTTCAGCCGGCGGCGCGGCCCCGGTGAGCAGGTGTGGATCTCCCGCTTCGACATCCATCCCCGTCAGGTCGCCCGATCCGCCGAATCGCTGCATGACTTCGCGGCGGTGCTCGGCGCCCGACTGTTCCCGATCGGCACCGAGAGCCGACACAGCATGATCGCAGCCGACGAACGGGGTCGGATCTTCGCCCTGGACCAGGCCGGTGAATGGTTCCTCGGAGTCGACATCGACGCCGCGCTCACCACATTGCTACTCGGCCGCGCCCCGGCCCGGGTACGCGACGACGGCGGCTGGTGA